A portion of the Microbacterium hominis genome contains these proteins:
- the tadA gene encoding tRNA adenosine(34) deaminase TadA: MHDAADLAAMERALELAAEAGAAGEVPVGAVVRDATGAVIGEGRNLRETTHDPTAHAEIVALRQAAVAFDAWNLEGCTLVVTLEPCLMCAGAILQSRISRVVFGAWDDKAGAVGSVYDVLRDRRLPYRAEVVAGVGEGEASTLLRDFFDARR, translated from the coding sequence ATGCACGACGCGGCCGACCTCGCCGCCATGGAGCGCGCGCTCGAACTGGCCGCCGAGGCCGGGGCGGCGGGCGAGGTGCCCGTGGGCGCGGTGGTGAGGGATGCCACGGGCGCCGTCATCGGCGAGGGGCGCAATCTCCGCGAGACCACCCACGATCCCACCGCGCACGCCGAGATCGTCGCTCTCCGCCAGGCCGCGGTCGCCTTCGACGCGTGGAACCTCGAGGGATGCACCCTCGTCGTCACCCTCGAGCCGTGCCTCATGTGCGCGGGCGCCATCCTTCAATCCCGCATCTCCCGCGTCGTGTTCGGCGCCTGGGACGACAAGGCAGGGGCCGTGGGCTCCGTCTACGACGTGCTGCGCGATCGCCGCCTGCCCTATCGTGCGGAGGTGGTCGCCGGAGTCGGCGAAGGCGAAGCATCCACTCTGCTGCGCGACTTCTTCGACGCTCGACGCTGA
- a CDS encoding DUF2306 domain-containing protein: protein MTQASLAPRIGWTSIALAALAIAGFAAAPYLTASLADLADDGAGIARSYATAPGVVQVALYVHIVGGATALAVGPLQFWRGLRRRFPRFHRWTGRIYLSAVALGGAGALVIAPFNLAGWVGLFGFGALGVLWLVTGMRGYRAIRRGDVPAHQAWMIRNYALTFSAVTLRLWLPLLLVLSLSLGVPGGADAAFANAYAAVPFLCWVPNLIVAEWLIRRRGLPSYRLTPAPAPIEERVPAIAADRASAA, encoded by the coding sequence ATGACCCAGGCATCCCTCGCCCCTCGCATCGGCTGGACGTCCATCGCGCTCGCCGCGCTCGCGATCGCCGGCTTCGCCGCCGCTCCCTACCTCACGGCGTCTCTCGCGGACCTCGCCGACGATGGTGCGGGCATCGCGCGGTCGTACGCGACGGCACCCGGCGTCGTGCAGGTCGCCCTCTACGTCCACATCGTCGGAGGGGCCACGGCGCTCGCGGTCGGTCCCCTGCAGTTCTGGCGGGGGCTGCGCCGCCGCTTCCCGCGATTCCACCGGTGGACGGGGCGCATCTACCTTTCGGCCGTGGCTCTCGGCGGAGCAGGTGCGCTCGTCATCGCACCGTTCAACCTCGCGGGCTGGGTCGGGCTCTTCGGGTTCGGTGCGCTGGGGGTGCTGTGGCTGGTCACGGGGATGCGGGGATACCGCGCCATACGCCGCGGCGACGTGCCCGCCCATCAGGCGTGGATGATCCGCAACTACGCGCTGACGTTCTCGGCGGTGACGCTGCGGCTGTGGCTCCCGCTCCTGCTCGTGCTGTCGCTCTCCCTCGGCGTGCCCGGCGGGGCGGATGCGGCCTTCGCGAACGCCTACGCGGCCGTTCCCTTCCTGTGCTGGGTGCCGAATCTGATCGTGGCGGAATGGCTCATCCGGCGCCGCGGACTCCCGTCGTACCGGCTGACGCCGGCGCCTGCGCCGATCGAGGAGCGCGTGCCGGCGATCGCCGCGGATCGGGCGTCGGCGGCGTGA
- a CDS encoding LLM class F420-dependent oxidoreductase gives MEYCVFTEPHLGATYADQLAFAQIAERTGFTGYFRSDHYLSGMGDGLPGPTDAWVTLAGLARETSTLRLGTLVSPVTFRHPSVLAIQVAQVDEMSSGRVELGLGAGWFAREHTAYGIPFPPKRFDLLEEQLQVVTGLWSTPIGETFSFDGDYYRLDAAPALPKPVQSPVPVVIGGGGPRRTPDLVARFAREYNVGFPEDHEIRARIDNLHAACERVGRDPATVRLSIAMSTFAGATDADLARRAAAIGKTLDDVRDGTNIVGGADEIGERVEKYRSFGIERVYFQVLDLQDAEHVDFLGTEVLPHLPR, from the coding sequence ATGGAGTACTGCGTCTTCACCGAGCCCCACCTGGGTGCGACCTACGCCGATCAGCTCGCCTTCGCGCAGATCGCCGAGCGCACCGGGTTCACCGGCTACTTCCGCTCCGACCACTACCTCAGCGGCATGGGCGACGGCCTGCCCGGGCCGACCGACGCATGGGTGACGCTGGCCGGCCTCGCCCGCGAGACCTCGACCCTGCGCCTGGGCACGCTCGTGTCGCCGGTGACCTTCCGGCATCCGTCCGTGCTCGCCATCCAGGTCGCGCAGGTCGACGAGATGTCGAGCGGACGCGTCGAGCTGGGCCTGGGCGCAGGCTGGTTCGCGCGCGAGCACACCGCGTACGGCATCCCGTTCCCGCCGAAGCGATTCGACCTCCTCGAGGAGCAGCTGCAGGTCGTGACGGGGCTGTGGTCGACGCCTATCGGCGAGACGTTCTCCTTCGACGGCGACTACTACCGACTGGATGCCGCACCCGCCCTCCCCAAGCCGGTGCAGTCGCCCGTGCCCGTGGTGATCGGGGGCGGCGGACCGCGCCGCACCCCTGATCTGGTCGCGCGCTTCGCGCGGGAGTACAACGTCGGCTTCCCCGAGGACCACGAGATCCGCGCCCGCATCGACAATCTGCACGCCGCCTGCGAGCGGGTCGGACGCGACCCGGCGACCGTGCGCCTCTCGATCGCGATGTCGACCTTCGCGGGTGCCACCGACGCCGACCTCGCACGGCGGGCGGCCGCGATCGGCAAGACGCTCGACGACGTGCGCGACGGCACGAACATCGTGGGCGGCGCCGATGAGATCGGCGAGCGGGTGGAGAAGTACCGGTCGTTCGGCATCGAGCGCGTCTACTTCCAGGTGCTCGATCTGCAGGATGCCGAGCACGTCGACTTCCTCGGCACCGAGGTGCTCCCCCACCTGCCCCGCTGA
- a CDS encoding cation diffusion facilitator family transporter — MSASGGGKAILAAFLANMGIALAKFVAWFLSGSASMLAEAIHSVADSGNQLLLMLGGRQARKRADADHPFGYGRERYVYAFVVSIILFSVGGLFSIYEGVEKIADPHELENVWIPIAVLVIAIGLESFSLRTAVRESNHVREKGQSWVAFVRRAKAPELPVVLLEDVAALTGLAFALLGVGLTAITGNSIFDAIGTLMIGTLLIVVAIVLGVETKSLLVGEGATDADHARIVDAVEDGPEVEKLIHIKTLYLGPDELLVAAKIGLPSDKPLGAVAGDIDQIEARIRAAVPAARVIYLEPDVYRPGTDPSPSTEAFVIKSAD; from the coding sequence ATGAGTGCATCCGGCGGCGGCAAGGCCATCCTCGCGGCGTTCCTGGCGAACATGGGCATCGCCCTGGCGAAGTTCGTCGCGTGGTTCCTCTCGGGGTCGGCCTCGATGCTCGCCGAGGCCATCCACTCGGTCGCCGACTCCGGCAACCAGCTGCTCCTGATGCTCGGCGGGCGCCAGGCACGCAAACGCGCCGATGCCGATCATCCCTTCGGGTACGGCCGCGAGCGCTACGTGTACGCGTTCGTCGTCTCGATCATCCTGTTCTCGGTGGGCGGCCTGTTCTCGATCTACGAGGGCGTGGAGAAGATCGCCGACCCGCATGAGCTCGAGAACGTGTGGATCCCGATCGCGGTGCTCGTGATCGCGATCGGGCTGGAGTCCTTCTCACTGCGCACCGCTGTGCGCGAGAGCAACCACGTGCGGGAGAAGGGCCAGTCGTGGGTCGCGTTCGTGCGCCGCGCGAAGGCTCCGGAACTGCCCGTCGTGCTCCTCGAAGACGTGGCTGCGCTCACGGGACTCGCGTTCGCGCTGCTGGGCGTCGGGCTCACCGCGATCACCGGCAACTCGATCTTCGACGCGATCGGCACGCTCATGATCGGCACGCTGCTGATCGTCGTCGCGATCGTGCTCGGCGTGGAGACCAAGAGCCTCCTCGTCGGCGAGGGCGCGACCGACGCCGACCACGCGCGGATCGTCGACGCCGTCGAAGACGGCCCCGAGGTGGAGAAGCTCATCCACATCAAGACGCTCTACCTCGGCCCCGACGAGCTCCTCGTGGCCGCGAAGATCGGCCTCCCCTCCGACAAGCCGCTGGGCGCGGTCGCCGGCGACATCGATCAGATCGAGGCGCGCATCCGCGCGGCGGTGCCGGCCGCGCGCGTCATCTACCTCGAGCCCGACGTGTATCGCCCCGGCACTGATCCGTCGCCGTCCACCGAAGCGTTCGTGATCAAGTCCGCCGACTAA
- a CDS encoding alpha/beta fold hydrolase, translating to MNLLDGITQRIIETPRLNVGILEREGDDPAAPPVRTIVFVHGNVSSSLFWQELMQDLPADLRVIAVDLRGFGASENLPVDATRGVRDFSDDVFATLEELEIPTAHLVGWSMGGAVVMQYALDHPVLSLTLESPVSPYGFGGTRRDGSRLTDDDAGCGGGSANPDFVARLTAGDTTDEAATSPRSVFRATYVASDYKTDIEDVWVASMLTTSTASGNYPGDSRPSENWPGFAAGDIGVVNTLAPKHFNVSAITELEVKPPILWVRGTADAIISDASFFDVNNLGQLGIVPDWPGAEVAPAQEMIGQTRDVLGRYAADGGEVAELALEGVGHTPHIERPAEVRHALLEVIGYIGHAQHPSPPTEAIILRSAD from the coding sequence ATGAACCTCCTCGACGGAATCACCCAGCGCATCATCGAGACCCCGCGCCTGAACGTCGGGATCCTCGAGCGCGAGGGCGACGACCCGGCAGCGCCGCCCGTGCGCACGATCGTCTTCGTGCACGGCAACGTGTCCTCGTCGCTGTTCTGGCAGGAGCTGATGCAGGATCTGCCCGCCGACCTCCGCGTGATCGCGGTGGACCTGCGCGGCTTCGGAGCCAGCGAGAATCTGCCGGTCGACGCCACGCGCGGCGTGCGCGACTTCAGCGACGACGTCTTCGCGACGCTCGAGGAGCTCGAGATCCCCACCGCGCACCTGGTCGGCTGGTCGATGGGCGGCGCCGTCGTCATGCAATACGCGCTCGACCACCCGGTGCTCAGCCTCACGCTCGAATCGCCCGTCTCTCCGTACGGCTTCGGCGGCACGCGGCGCGACGGCTCTCGGCTCACCGACGACGACGCCGGCTGCGGCGGCGGCTCCGCCAATCCCGACTTCGTGGCGCGGCTCACGGCGGGCGACACCACCGATGAGGCGGCGACCTCGCCTCGCTCGGTCTTTCGCGCCACCTACGTCGCCTCGGACTACAAGACCGACATCGAGGACGTGTGGGTGGCATCCATGCTCACCACCTCGACCGCCAGCGGCAACTACCCGGGCGACTCGCGCCCCTCGGAGAACTGGCCCGGCTTCGCCGCCGGAGACATCGGCGTCGTGAACACGCTGGCGCCGAAGCACTTCAACGTGTCGGCGATCACCGAGCTCGAGGTCAAGCCGCCGATTCTGTGGGTGCGCGGCACGGCGGACGCGATCATCTCGGACGCGTCGTTCTTCGACGTCAACAACCTCGGTCAGCTCGGCATCGTGCCCGACTGGCCCGGCGCCGAGGTCGCCCCGGCGCAGGAGATGATCGGGCAGACCCGCGACGTGCTCGGGCGCTACGCCGCCGACGGCGGCGAGGTCGCCGAACTGGCGCTGGAGGGCGTCGGCCACACCCCGCACATCGAGCGCCCTGCGGAGGTGCGTCACGCGCTGCTGGAGGTCATCGGGTACATCGGCCACGCGCAGCATCCCTCGCCTCCGACCGAGGCGATCATCCTTCGCTCCGCCGACTGA
- the proC gene encoding pyrroline-5-carboxylate reductase encodes MGGAILQGLVASGAAPRVIVTNRTAQKAEALSGLAGVESIALEHDPDGNARAAAAADVVLIGVKPAMVPDLLADIAPALRPGTIVVSLAAGVTIATFERILGSACPVVRSMPNTPAIVGRAVTGIAAGSTATATHVETVRRLFETCGAVIELPEAQIDALSTISGSGPAYVYLLIEELTRAAIGKGFTEADARLMAEQTFIGASALLAASGEDPAELRRRVTSPKGTTERAIAVLQEARLDDLFARATDAALARARELAAGA; translated from the coding sequence ATGGGCGGTGCGATCCTGCAGGGCCTGGTCGCCAGCGGGGCCGCGCCGCGCGTGATCGTCACCAACCGCACGGCGCAGAAGGCCGAGGCGCTGTCCGGTCTCGCCGGCGTCGAGAGCATCGCCCTGGAGCACGACCCCGACGGGAACGCACGCGCCGCCGCCGCCGCCGACGTGGTGCTCATCGGGGTGAAGCCGGCGATGGTGCCCGACCTGCTCGCCGACATCGCGCCGGCGCTTCGCCCAGGAACGATCGTGGTCAGCCTCGCCGCCGGAGTGACGATCGCGACCTTCGAGCGCATCCTCGGCTCGGCCTGCCCGGTGGTCCGGTCGATGCCGAACACGCCCGCGATCGTCGGCCGAGCCGTCACCGGCATCGCCGCAGGCTCCACCGCCACCGCCACGCACGTGGAGACCGTGCGGCGTCTGTTCGAGACCTGCGGCGCCGTGATCGAGCTGCCCGAGGCGCAGATCGATGCACTCTCGACGATCTCCGGATCGGGCCCGGCGTACGTCTACCTCCTCATCGAGGAGCTCACGCGTGCCGCGATCGGCAAGGGCTTCACGGAGGCCGATGCGCGCCTCATGGCGGAGCAGACCTTCATCGGGGCCTCGGCCCTGCTGGCCGCGTCGGGAGAGGATCCCGCGGAGCTGCGGCGGCGGGTCACCAGCCCCAAGGGCACGACCGAGCGCGCGATCGCCGTGCTGCAGGAGGCGCGCCTCGACGACCTGTTCGCGAGGGCGACGGATGCCGCGCTCGCCCGCGCACGGGAGCTCGCCGCCGGCGCGTGA
- a CDS encoding potassium transporter TrkG: MFHAVSSFNNAGFALYSDNLIGFATDPFICLPICAAIILGGLGFPVLLQLRREWRRPLHWSMNTKLVLSLTVTLLVLGTAFITALEWNNPDTLGGYEDLWARVLIGFFHSVQTRTAGFNSVDVGLMHDETWVGMDVLMFIGGGRPAPPAASR; this comes from the coding sequence CTGTTCCACGCGGTCTCCTCGTTCAACAACGCGGGCTTCGCGCTCTACAGCGACAACCTCATCGGGTTCGCGACCGATCCGTTCATCTGCCTCCCCATCTGCGCGGCGATCATCCTCGGCGGACTCGGCTTCCCCGTGCTGCTCCAGCTGCGCCGCGAATGGCGGCGGCCGCTGCACTGGAGCATGAACACCAAGCTCGTGCTGTCGCTCACTGTGACCCTTCTCGTGCTCGGCACGGCCTTCATCACCGCGCTCGAATGGAACAACCCCGACACGCTCGGTGGGTACGAGGACCTGTGGGCGCGTGTGCTGATCGGGTTCTTCCACTCGGTCCAGACCCGTACCGCCGGCTTCAACTCGGTGGATGTCGGGCTCATGCACGATGAGACGTGGGTCGGGATGGACGTGCTGATGTTCATCGGCGGGGGCCGGCCGGCACCGCCGGCGGCATCAAGGTGA
- a CDS encoding potassium transporter TrkG has product MTTFAVLWFILLTELRGEGAVNIFGKRLSRAVHRQAIAVVLVAIAAVMAAVIALMVITGLPFDRVLFEAVSAFGTVGLSTGITPSLPPSAELVLIVLMFLGRIGPLTLGSALALRERRILYEYPKERPAIG; this is encoded by the coding sequence GTGACCACGTTCGCGGTGCTGTGGTTCATCCTGCTGACAGAGCTGCGCGGCGAGGGCGCGGTGAACATCTTCGGCAAGCGCCTCTCCCGCGCGGTGCACCGGCAGGCGATCGCGGTGGTGCTCGTCGCGATCGCCGCGGTCATGGCGGCCGTGATCGCGCTCATGGTCATCACCGGCCTCCCGTTCGACCGGGTGCTGTTCGAGGCGGTGTCCGCCTTCGGCACGGTCGGGCTCTCGACCGGCATCACGCCCTCCCTGCCGCCGTCGGCGGAGCTCGTGCTCATCGTGCTCATGTTCCTCGGCCGCATCGGCCCGCTCACCCTGGGCTCCGCCCTCGCGCTGCGCGAACGACGCATCCTGTACGAGTACCCGAAGGAAAGGCCCGCCATTGGCTAA
- a CDS encoding potassium channel family protein → MAKFSLFSDTSRRIAEADSVAVIGLGRFGTALAEELMASGTEVLGIDTDEDLVQSFNGVLTQAVRADATKEEVLRQLAVDQFDRVVVAIGHDLQASILTASLLLQLKVPVIWAKAVNEQHGRILEQLGVHHVIYPEREMGRRVAHLVRGAAMDYLEIERGYSLAKIVIPATFTERALGETSIRQKHGITVTAYHPVDGVWQNADNATVLHTGDKVLIVGPTERVEAFAQLR, encoded by the coding sequence TTGGCTAAGTTCTCGCTGTTCTCCGACACCTCGCGACGCATCGCCGAGGCCGACTCGGTGGCGGTCATCGGGCTCGGCAGGTTCGGCACGGCGCTCGCCGAGGAGCTGATGGCCTCGGGCACCGAGGTGCTCGGCATCGACACCGACGAAGACCTCGTGCAGTCGTTCAACGGCGTGCTCACGCAGGCCGTGCGCGCCGATGCGACCAAGGAGGAGGTGCTGCGCCAGCTCGCCGTCGACCAGTTCGATCGCGTCGTGGTGGCGATCGGGCACGACCTGCAGGCATCCATCCTCACGGCATCCCTCCTGCTGCAGCTGAAGGTCCCGGTGATCTGGGCGAAAGCCGTCAACGAGCAGCACGGGCGCATCCTCGAGCAGCTCGGCGTGCATCACGTGATCTACCCCGAGCGGGAGATGGGCCGCCGCGTGGCCCACCTGGTGCGCGGAGCGGCCATGGACTACCTCGAGATCGAGCGCGGGTACTCGCTCGCGAAGATCGTGATCCCGGCGACCTTCACGGAGCGGGCGCTCGGCGAGACCTCGATCCGCCAGAAGCACGGCATCACGGTCACCGCGTACCACCCGGTCGACGGGGTGTGGCAGAACGCCGACAACGCGACGGTGCTGCACACCGGCGACAAGGTGCTGATCGTCGGTCCGACCGAGCGCGTGGAGGCATTCGCCCAGCTGCGCTGA
- a CDS encoding potassium channel family protein yields MVERIRSDAPVLVIGLGRFGAACAGELDRLDREVLAIDESLDLVQKWSERVTHAVQADARNIDALKQVGAQDFQVAVVAVGSSIEASVLITANLVDLKVPQIWAKAVSQSHGKILARVGANHVIYPEREAGERVAHLVSGRMLDFIRFDDDFVLAKMYPPKFIRGVGLNESGVRTKYNVTVVGVKSPGKPFRYAEANTIVTNHDLIIVSGTNSDIERFAALDR; encoded by the coding sequence TTGGTTGAGAGGATCCGCAGCGACGCCCCCGTCCTGGTCATCGGTCTCGGCCGGTTCGGAGCAGCCTGCGCCGGCGAGCTCGACCGCCTCGACCGCGAGGTGCTGGCCATCGACGAGAGCCTCGACCTCGTGCAGAAGTGGTCCGAGCGGGTCACCCACGCCGTGCAGGCCGACGCGCGCAACATCGACGCGCTCAAGCAGGTGGGGGCGCAGGACTTCCAGGTCGCCGTGGTCGCCGTGGGGTCCTCGATCGAGGCATCCGTGCTCATCACCGCCAATCTCGTCGACCTGAAGGTGCCGCAGATCTGGGCGAAGGCGGTCTCGCAGTCGCACGGCAAGATCCTCGCCCGCGTGGGCGCGAACCACGTCATCTACCCGGAGCGGGAGGCCGGCGAACGCGTGGCCCACCTCGTGAGCGGCCGCATGCTCGACTTCATCCGCTTCGACGACGACTTCGTGCTCGCCAAGATGTACCCGCCCAAGTTCATCCGTGGCGTGGGCCTGAACGAGTCGGGCGTGCGCACGAAGTACAACGTGACCGTGGTGGGCGTGAAGAGCCCGGGAAAGCCGTTCCGCTACGCGGAGGCGAACACCATCGTCACCAACCACGACCTCATCATCGTGTCGGGCACCAACTCCGACATCGAGCGCTTCGCCGCGCTGGATCGCTGA
- a CDS encoding TrkH family potassium uptake protein, translated as MSPGGSFVRRIPQQLERIWDTVRDLTTASPSRFAVGVFSLLILIFTALLSLPAAAADGRRTALADALFTAMSTICVTGLTTVDTATHWSAFGKTIIFIGVNIGGMGVLTLASILGLVISKRLGLRAKLIAAGDSNPLRAHGGPVNEGQTVRLGEVGQLLRTVALSTLLIEGVIAVTLYPALILAGIEPLAALWEAPFYAAMAFTNTGFTPNPGGLEPFADDYVLLTILMIAVFLGSIGFPVIYTLARTTWHLKGWSLHTKLTLITTVLLFFAGAIAFLGLEYDNPGTFGSMDAWDTTFQAFFLSAMTRSGGFSVVDIGELYGSSLVVGSMLMFVGGGSASTAGGIKVTTLAVLALAVWSEARGRASVEAFGRRIPSDVQRVALSVVAWGATIVALSTITIAQITKAPIAEVLFDVISAFGTVGLSTGLTSELPDPAVYVMALTIFMGRIGTVTLAAAVAATSRSQLYSLPVERPIVG; from the coding sequence ATGAGCCCGGGCGGCTCGTTCGTGCGGCGCATCCCGCAACAGCTCGAGCGCATATGGGACACCGTGCGCGACCTCACCACGGCATCTCCCTCGCGCTTCGCGGTCGGCGTGTTCTCGCTCCTCATCCTCATCTTCACCGCGCTGCTGTCGCTGCCGGCGGCGGCGGCCGACGGGCGGCGCACGGCGCTCGCCGACGCGCTGTTCACCGCGATGTCGACGATCTGCGTCACCGGGCTCACGACCGTCGACACCGCGACGCACTGGTCGGCGTTCGGCAAGACGATCATCTTCATCGGCGTGAACATCGGCGGCATGGGCGTGCTGACGCTCGCCTCGATCCTGGGTCTGGTCATCTCCAAGCGGCTGGGCCTGCGTGCCAAGCTCATCGCCGCGGGGGACTCGAACCCGCTGCGCGCGCACGGCGGCCCCGTCAACGAGGGCCAGACCGTGCGCCTGGGCGAGGTCGGCCAGCTGCTGCGGACGGTCGCCCTGTCGACCCTCCTCATCGAGGGCGTCATCGCCGTCACGCTCTATCCCGCGCTCATCCTCGCCGGCATCGAGCCGCTCGCGGCGCTGTGGGAGGCCCCGTTCTACGCGGCGATGGCCTTCACCAACACGGGCTTCACGCCGAACCCGGGCGGCTTGGAGCCGTTCGCCGACGATTACGTGCTCCTGACGATCCTCATGATCGCGGTGTTCCTCGGCAGCATCGGCTTCCCGGTGATCTACACGCTGGCACGGACCACGTGGCACCTCAAAGGATGGTCGCTGCACACCAAGCTCACCCTCATCACGACGGTGCTGCTCTTCTTCGCCGGCGCCATCGCGTTCCTCGGACTCGAATACGACAACCCCGGCACGTTCGGCTCGATGGATGCCTGGGACACGACCTTCCAGGCCTTCTTCCTGTCCGCCATGACCCGATCGGGCGGTTTCTCCGTCGTCGACATCGGAGAGCTGTACGGCTCGTCGCTGGTGGTCGGATCGATGCTCATGTTCGTGGGCGGGGGCTCCGCGTCCACCGCCGGCGGCATCAAGGTGACCACGCTCGCCGTGCTCGCCCTCGCCGTCTGGTCGGAGGCGCGGGGCCGCGCCTCGGTGGAGGCTTTCGGCCGCCGCATCCCGAGCGACGTGCAGCGCGTCGCCCTCTCGGTCGTCGCGTGGGGTGCCACCATCGTCGCCCTCTCCACGATCACGATCGCCCAGATCACCAAAGCGCCCATCGCCGAGGTGCTCTTCGACGTCATCTCGGCGTTCGGCACGGTCGGGCTCTCGACGGGGCTCACCTCCGAGCTCCCCGACCCCGCCGTGTACGTGATGGCCCTGACGATCTTCATGGGCCGCATTGGTACAGTGACACTCGCCGCGGCGGTGGCCGCGACGTCCCGATCGCAGCTGTACTCGCTGCCCGTGGAAAGGCCCATCGTTGGTTGA
- a CDS encoding ArsR/SmtB family transcription factor yields MADIFDVIADGTRRDILRILLDRATAGERGTSVSHIVHELGASQPTVSKHLKVLREAHLVTVREEGQHRYYSLSAAPLDEVDDWLVPFLGEGEDAAMAAASSLPDSAAHAAEVVGRAAASAKYKLGNALKKLPGR; encoded by the coding sequence ATGGCGGACATCTTCGACGTGATCGCAGACGGCACACGCCGCGACATCCTGCGGATACTCCTGGATCGTGCGACCGCCGGGGAAAGAGGCACGAGCGTGTCGCACATCGTGCACGAGCTCGGGGCCAGTCAGCCCACCGTCTCCAAGCACCTCAAGGTGCTGCGCGAGGCCCACCTCGTGACCGTGCGCGAGGAGGGGCAGCACCGCTACTACAGCCTGTCGGCGGCGCCGCTGGACGAGGTCGACGACTGGCTCGTCCCCTTCCTCGGCGAGGGGGAGGATGCCGCGATGGCGGCCGCCTCGTCGCTCCCCGACTCTGCGGCGCACGCCGCCGAGGTCGTCGGCCGGGCGGCCGCTTCGGCGAAGTACAAGCTCGGCAATGCGCTGAAGAAGCTCCCCGGTCGCTGA
- a CDS encoding helix-turn-helix domain-containing protein: MAELPDVRFLTVAEVAELMRVSKMTVYRLVHSGELPAVRFGRSYRVPESAVVDAMQRPIADVG; encoded by the coding sequence ATGGCAGAGCTGCCTGATGTGCGCTTCCTGACGGTCGCCGAGGTGGCCGAGCTCATGCGGGTCTCGAAGATGACCGTGTACCGACTCGTGCACTCGGGGGAGCTCCCCGCGGTGCGGTTCGGCCGCAGCTATCGCGTGCCGGAATCGGCCGTCGTCGACGCGATGCAACGCCCTATCGCCGACGTCGGCTAG
- a CDS encoding 30S ribosomal protein bS22: MGSVIKKRRKRMAKKKHRKLLRKTRHQRRNKK; this comes from the coding sequence GTGGGTTCAGTCATCAAGAAGCGCCGCAAGCGCATGGCGAAGAAGAAGCACCGCAAGCTGCTTCGCAAGACTCGCCACCAGCGCCGCAACAAGAAGTAA
- a CDS encoding rhodanese-like domain-containing protein: MQQITVHELHARVDTPLIDVREEDEFSAGHVPGAVNLPMSTIGARLDELPEGPFDVICKVGGRSARVVQALAARGYEASNVEGGTDEWIAAGYPLEA, from the coding sequence ATGCAGCAGATCACCGTCCATGAGCTCCACGCCCGCGTCGACACGCCGTTGATCGACGTGCGCGAAGAGGATGAGTTCTCCGCCGGGCACGTGCCCGGAGCGGTCAACCTCCCGATGTCGACCATCGGCGCGCGACTGGACGAGCTGCCCGAGGGGCCTTTCGACGTCATCTGCAAAGTCGGCGGCCGCTCCGCCCGCGTGGTGCAGGCCCTCGCCGCCCGCGGGTACGAGGCGAGCAACGTCGAGGGCGGCACCGACGAGTGGATCGCGGCGGGCTACCCGCTCGAGGCGTGA
- a CDS encoding glutaredoxin family protein, whose translation MTTLTLIGKPDCHLCEVAREVVETVVAELPEDAIDVEELSILDDERLYAQWWEKIPVVLIDGDLHAHWRVSPDRLRAALADA comes from the coding sequence GTGACCACCCTCACTCTCATCGGCAAGCCCGACTGCCACCTGTGCGAGGTGGCGCGCGAGGTCGTCGAGACCGTCGTCGCAGAGCTGCCCGAAGACGCCATCGACGTCGAGGAGCTGTCGATCCTCGACGACGAGCGTCTCTACGCGCAGTGGTGGGAGAAGATCCCCGTCGTGCTCATCGACGGCGACCTCCACGCGCATTGGCGGGTGTCACCCGACCGGCTGCGCGCCGCGCTCGCCGACGCGTGA